A region of Heliangelus exortis chromosome 4, bHelExo1.hap1, whole genome shotgun sequence DNA encodes the following proteins:
- the CXXC4 gene encoding CXXC-type zinc finger protein 4, with product MNTNVCVESGPNPEAPGLPKDSHLPEGALNSLVDYNSEMERYRSFATFYKTNGGAFPQAAKIARITTPIFPSAAAAAAARIGMSPWNCDTATAAAATAMLWGSGGGGGGAAGGARKPSSSSSSSSSAAAAAAASASAAAAAAAASSLHAGRGGMHHRSDSQRLGKPGCPPAEQPALPMANGNFLSTLSPEHCRPLAGECMNKLKCGAAEAEIMNLPERVGTFSAIPALGGLSLPPGVIVMTALHSPAAASAAVTDSAFQIANLADCPQSHASASPASALGAAAGAGGGGGGGGGGGGGGGGGGGGGAGGGGAGAGAGNPAKKKRKRCGVCVPCKRLINCGVCSSCRNRKTGHQICKFRKCEELKKKPGTSLERTPVPSAEAFRWFF from the exons ATGAACACCAACGTGTGCGTGGAGAGCGGCCCCAACCCCGAGGCGCCGGGGCTGCCCAAGGACAGCCACCTGCCCGAGGGGGCCCTCAACAGCCTTGTGGATTACAACTCGGAGATGGAGAGGTACCGCTCCTTCGCCACCTTCTACAAGACCAACGGCGGCGCCTTCCCCCAGGCGGCCAAGATCGCCCGCATCACCACCCCCATCTTCCccagcgccgccgccgccgccgccgcccgcaTCGGCATGTCCCCCTGGAACTGCGACACCGCCacggccgccgccgccaccgccaTGCTCTggggcagcggcggcggcggcggcggcgcggcgggAGGTGCGAGGaagccctcctcctcctcctcttcctcctcctccgccgccgctgccgccgccgcctccgcctccgcggccgccgccgccgccgccgcctcctcgCTGCACGCCGGCAGGGGCGGCATGCACCACCGGAGCGACTCGCAGCGGCTGGGCAAGCCCGGCTGCCCGCCGGCCGAGCAGCCCGCCCTGCCCATGGCGAACGGCAACTTCCTCTCCACCCTCTCCCCCGAGCACTGCCGGCCGCTGGCCGGCGAGTGTATGAACAAGCTCAAGTGCGGCGCCGCCGAAGCCGAGATCATGAACCTCCCCGAACGCGTCGGCACCTTCTCGGCCATCCCGGCGCTGGGCggcctctccctgccccccgGGGTCATCGTCATGACGGCCCTGCACTCCCCCGCCGCGGCTTCGGCCGCCGTTACAGACAGCGCCTTCCAGATCGCCAACCTGGCGGACTGCCCGCAGAGCCACGCCTCGGCCTCGCCCGCCTCCGCCCTGGGCGCCGCGGCCGGCGCGGGgggcggcggaggcggcggcggcggaggcggtggcggcggcggcggcggcggcggagggggGGCCGGCGGCGgaggggccggggccggggcgggcaACCCCGCCAAGAAGAAGCGGAAACGCTGCGGGGTGTGCGTGCCCTGCAAGCGGCTCATCAACTGTGGAGTCTGCAGCAGTTGCAGGAACCGCAAAACGGGACACCAGATCTGCAAATTTAGGAAATGTGAAGAGCTTAAGAAAAAACCGGGCACTTCGCTAGAG agaaCACCCGTTCCCAGCGCTGAAGCATTCCGATGGTTCTTTTAA